AGCACAAGTGCGGTAGCGTCTACATCAGCATCAACAAGTGCGGTAGCCTCTACATCAGCAAGTACTAGCGCTGTAGCCTCTACATCAGCAAGCACAAGCGCCGTAGCGTCTACCTCAGCGTCAACAAGTGCAGTAGCGTCTACCTCAGCATCAACAAGCGCTGTAGCATCTACGTCAGCAAGTACAAGCGCCGTAGCATCTACGTCAGCAAGTACAAGCGCAGTAGCGTCTACCTCAGCGTCAACAAGTGCTGTAGCGTCTACCTCAGCAAGCACAAGCGCAGTAGCCTCTACCTCAGCAAGCACAAGTGCAGTAGCCTCTACCTCAGCATCAACAAGTGCCGTAGCGTCTACCTCAGCAAGCACAAGTGCGGTAGCGTCTACGTCAGCAAGCACAAGCGCAGTAGCGTCTACGTCAGCCAGCACAAGCGCCGTAGCGTCTACCTCAGCCAGCACAAGCGCCGTAGCCTCTACCTCAGCATCGACTAGCGCCGTAGCCTCTACCTCAGCCAGCACAAGTGCGGTAGCGTCTACCTCAGCGTCAACAAGTGCTGTAGCGTCTACCTCAGCAAGCACAAGCGCAGTAGCCTCTACCTCAGCAAGCACAAGTGCAGTAGCCTCTACCTCAGCATCAACAAGTGCCGTAGCGTCTACCTCAGCAAGCACAAGTGCGGTAGCGTCTACGTCAGCAAGCACAAGCGCAGTAGCGTCTACGTCAGCCAGCACAAGCGCCGTAGCGTCTACCTCAGCCAGCACAAGCGCCGTAGCCTCTACCTCAGCATCGACTAGCGCCGTAGCCTCTACCTCAGCAAGCACAAGTGCGGTAGCGTCTACCTCAGCCAGCACAAGCGCCGTAGCGTCTACCTCAGCATCGACTAGCGCCGTAGCCTCTACGTCAGCGTCAACAAGTGCAGTAGCGTCTACCTCAGCATCAACAAGTGCGGTAGCGTCTACCTCAGCAAGCACAAGCGCAGTAGCGTCTACCTCAGCAAGTACTAGCGCTGTAGCGTCTACGTCAGCGTCAACAAGTGCCGTAGCGTCTACCTCAGCCTCAACAAGCGCAGTAGCGTCTACCTCAGCCTCAACAAGCGCAGTAGCGTCTACCTCAGCAAGCACAAGCGCAGTAGCCTCTACCTCAGCATCAACAAGTGCCGTAGCGTCTACCTCAGCGTCAACAAGTGCGGTAGCGTCTACCTCAGCATCAACAAGCGCAGTAGCGTCTACGTCAGCGTCAACAAGTGCGGTAGCGTCTACGTCAGCGTCAACAAGCGCAGTAGCCTCTACATCAGCGTCAACAAGTGCAGTAGCGTCTACCTCAGCATCAACTAGCGCGGTAGCCTCTACGTCAGCATCAACAAGTGCAGTAGCGTCTACCTCAGCATCAACAAGTGCGGTAGCATCTACCTCAGCAAGCACAAGCGCAGTAGCGTCTACCTCAGCAAGTACTAGCGCAGTAGCCTCTACCTCAGCATCAACAAGTGCCGTAGCGTCTACCTCAGCGTCAACAAGTGCGGTAGCGTCTACGTCAGCATCAACAAGTGCGGTAGCCTCTACATCAGCAAGTACTAGCGCTGTAGCGTCTACGTCAGCGTCAACAAGTGCGGTAGCGTCTACGTCAGCGTCAACAAGCGCAGTAGCCTCTACATCAGCGTCAACAAGTGCCGTAGCGTCTACCTCAGCATCAACTAGCGCGGTAGCCTCTACGTCAGCATCAACAAGTGCGGTAGCGTCTACGTCAGCAAGCACAAGCGCAGTAGCGTCTACCTCAGCAAGTACTAGCGCAGTAGCCTCTACCTCAGCAAGCACAAGTGCAGTAGCCTCTACCTCAGCATCAACAAGTGCCGTAGCGTCTACCTCAGCAAGCACAAGTGCGGTAGCGTCTACGTCAGCAAGCACAAGCGCAGTAGCGTCTACGTCAGCCAGCACAAGCGCCGTAGCGTCTACCTCAGCCAGCACAAGCGCCGTAGCCTCTACCTCAGCATCGACTAGCGCCGTAGCCTCTACCTCAGCCAGCACAAGTGCGGTAGCGTCTACCTCAGCGTCAACAAGTGCTGTAGCGTCTACCTCAGCAAGCACAAGCGCAGTAGCCTCTACCTCAGCAAGCACAAGTGCAGTAGCCTCTACCTCAGCATCAACAAGTGCCGTAGCGTCTACCTCAGCAAGCACAAGTGCGGTAGCGTCTACGTCAGCAAGCACAAGCGCAGTAGCGTCTACGTCAGCCAGCACAAGCGCCGTAGCGTCTACCTCAGCCAGCACAAGCGCCGTAGCCTCTACCTCAGCATCGACTAGCGCCGTAGCCTCTACCTCAGCAAGCACAAGTGCGGTAGCGTCTACCTCAGCCAGCACAAGCGCCGTAGCGTCTACCTCAGCATCGACTAGCGCCGTAGCCTCTACGTCAGCGTCAACAAGTGCAGTAGCGTCTACCTCAGCATCAACAAGTGCGGTAGCGTCTACCTCAGCAAGCACAAGCGCAGTAGCGTCTACCTCAGCAAGTACTAGCGCTGTAGCGTCTACGTCAGCGTCAACAAGTGCCGTAGCGTCTACCTCAGCCTCAACAAGCGCAGTAGCGTCTACCTCAGCAAGCACAAGCGCAGTAGCCTCTACCTCAGCATCAACAAGTGCCGTAGCGTCTACCTCAGCGTCAACAAGTGCGGTAGCGTCTACCTCAGCATCAACAAGCGCAGTAGCGTCTACGTCAGCGTCAACAAGTGCGGTAGCGTCTACGTCAGCGTCAACAAGCGCAGTAGCCTCTACATCAGCGTCAACAAGTGCAGTAGCGTCTACCTCAGCATCAACTAGCGCGGTAGCCTCTACGTCAGCATCAACAAGTGCAGTAGCGTCTACCTCAGCATCAACAAGTGCGGTAGCATCTACCTCAGCAAGCACAAGCGCAGTAGCGTCTACCTCAGCAAGTACTAGCGCAGTAGCCTCTACCTCAGCATCAACAAGTGCCGTAGCGTCTACCTCAGCGTCAACAAGTGCGGTAGCGTCTACGTCAGCATCAACAAGTGCGGTAGCCTCTACATCAGCAAGTACTAGCGCTGTAGCGTCTACGTCAGCGTCAACAAGTGCGGTAGCGTCTACGTCAGCGTCAACAAGCGCAGTAGCCTCTACATCAGCGTCAACAAGTGCCGTAGCGTCTACCTCAGCATCAACTAGCGCGGTAGCCTCTACGTCAGCATCAACAAGTGCGGTAGCGTCTACGTCAGCAAGCACAAGCGCAGTAGCGTCTACCTCAGCAAGTACTAGCGCAGTAGCCTCTACCTCAGCATCAACAAGTGCCGTAGCGTCTACCTCAGCGTCAACAAGTGCGGTAGCGTCTACTTCAGCGTCAACAAGTGCGGTAGCGTCTACGTCAGCATCAACAAGTGCGGTAGCCTCTACATCAGCAAGTACTAGCGCAGTAGCCTCTACATCAGCAAGCACAAGCGCCGTAGCGTCTACCTCAGCGTCAACAAGTGCTGTAGCGTCTACGTCAGCGTCAACAAGTGCCGTAGCCTCTACGTCAGCAAGTACAAGTGCGGTAGCATCTACATCAGCAAGTACAAGTGCTGTAGCATCTACATCAGCAAGTACAAGTGCTGTAGCTTCTACATCAGCAAGCACAAGCGCCGTAGCTTCTACCTCAGCATCAACAAGTGCGGTAGCCTCTACCTCAGCAAGCACAAGTGCCGTAGCGTCTACATCAGCGTCAACTAGCGCCGTAGCGTCTACCTCAGCAAGCACAAGTGCGGTAGCGTCTACCTCAGCAAGTACAAGTGCTGTAGCTTCTACCTCAGCAAGCACAAGCGCTGTAGCTTCTACCTCAGCAAGCACAAGCGCAGTAGCGTCTACATCAGCATCAACTAGCGCCGTAGCGTCTACGTCAGCCTCAACAAGTGCAGTAGCGTCTACCTCAGCGTCAACAAGCGCCGTAGCGTCTACATCAGCATCAACAAGTGCCGTAGCCTCTACCTCAGCAAGTACTAGCGCTGTAGCATCTACCTCAGCGTCAACAAGTGCGGTAGCTTCTACATCAGCATCAACCAGTGCCGTAGCGTCTACCTCAGCAAGCACAAGCGCTGTAGCTTCTACATCAGCAAGTACTAGTGCTGTAGCATCTACCTCAGCGTCAACAAGTGCGGTAGCCTCTACTTCAGCGTCAACAAGTGCGGTAGCCTCTACATCAGCAAGCACAAGCGCCGTAGCGTCTACATCAGCAAGCACAAGCGCAGTAGCGTCTACATCAGCGTCAACAAGTACGTCAACTTCAACAGGTGTAAGTACATCAATTTCAACAAGTACAAGTACTTCAATAAACACACCAGCTGATAAGACAGTCGTATCTGATCCAAACGCTTTAACTCCAGAAGAGAAGAAAGTGATCGAAGACAAGGTCAAAGCTGTTAACCCAGGCTCTACAGTAGTAGTAACTAACAATGGTACTACTACCGTCACAACACCATCAGGTAAGACAGCGGTTATCCCAGGTGTAGACTTGACTAAGACAGAGAAATCTGTACCGACACCAAATGCTGGAAATGATATCGTTAAACCAGCTGATAAGACAGTCGTATCTGATCCAAACGCTTTAACTCCAGAAGAGAAGAAAGTGATCGAAGACAAGGTCAAAGCTGTTAACCCAGGCTCTACAGTAGTAGTAACTAACAATGGTACTACTACCGTCACAACACCATCAGGTAAGACAGCGGTTATCCCAGGTGTAGACTTGACTAAGACAGAGAAATCTGTACCGACACCAAATGCTGGAAATGACATCGTTAAACCAGCCGATAAGACAGTTGTATCTGATCCAAACGCTTTAACTCCAGAAGAGAAGAAAGTGATCGAAGATAAGGTCAAAGCTGTTAACCCAGGCTCTACAGTAGTAGTAACTAACAATGGTACTACTACCGTCACAACACCGTCAGGTAAGACAGCGGTTATCCCAGGTGTAGACTTGACTAAGACAGAGAAATCTGTACCGACACCAAATGCAGGCAATGACATCGTTAAACCAGCCGATAAGACAGTTGTATCTGATCCAAACGCTTTAACTCCAGAAGAGAAGAAAGTGATCGAAGACAAGGTCAAAGCTGTTAACCCAGGTTCTACAGTAGTAGTAACTAACAATGGTACTACTACCGTCACAACACCATCAGGTAAGACAGCGGTTATTCCAGGTGTAGACTTGACTAAGACAGAGAAATCTGTACCGACACCAAATGCTGGAAATGACATCGTTAAACCAGCCGATAAGACAGTTGTATCTGATCCAAACGCTTTAACTCTAGAAGAGAAGAAAGTGATCGAAGACAAGGTCAAAGCCGTTAACCCAGGCTCTACAGTAGTAGTAACTAACAATGGTACTACTACCGTCACAACACCATCAGGTAAGACAGCCGTTATTCCAGGTGTAGACTTGACTAAGACAGAAAAAGATGTAACGAAACCAAATGCAGGCAATGACATCGTTACACCAGCCGATAAGACAGTTGTATCTGATCCAAACGCTTTAACTCCAGAAGAGAAGAAAGTTATTGAAGATAAGGTCAAAGCAGTCAACCCAGGCTCTATAGTAGTGGTAACTAACAATGGTACTACTACCGTCACAACACCATCAGGTAAGACAGCCGTTATTCCAGGTGTAGACTTGACTAAGTCAGGAGACATTACAACTAGACCAAATGAAGGCAATGACATCGTTACACCAGCCGATAAGACAGTTGTATCTAATCCAGATGCTTTAACTCCAGAAGAGAAGAAAGTGATCGAAGACAAGGTCAAAGCCGTTAACCCAGGTTCTACAGTAGTGGTAGATGACAAGGGTAACGCAACCGTCACAACACCATCAGGTAAGACAGCGGTGATTCCAGGTGCAGATTTGACTAAGACAGAAGAAGATGTAATGAAACCAAGCACAGCACCTTCTGAGTCAGAATCAACACTTGCATCTACATCAGCAGACACATTATCTTCTGAAACACCATCAGAATCAGCAGGTAAGTCAAGACAGCAATTGCCAAATACAGGTACAGAAGCTTCCAAATCATCTGTACTCCTTGGAGCTTTGGCAGCTGTGACTGGTTTAGGTCTGTTTGCGAAACGCCGTAAACGTGATGATGAGGAGTAATCGGATTAAAAATACATAGAAAGTATTATTATTTCGATTTATGAAGAATCCCTTGGATGAAAAATCATCCAGGGGATTTTTTGCGTTTTAAAAGTTAAGGGAAAGGGAAAAATAGCGTAAAAAATGTTATAATAGTAAGAAAGGAGAACGACTACATGACTGAAAAAATTACGGTAATAGTACCAGTTTATAATGTTGAAAATTACCTAGAAAAATGTTTGGATAGTTTAATTAATCAAACTTATAAAAATCTTGAGATTATTGTAATCAATGATGGTTCTACAGATAATTCGGGTGAAATTTGTCAAGAGTATGCACAGAAAGATAATCGAATTATCTATATTGAAAAAGAAAATGGTGGTCAAGCGGAAGCAAGAAATATAGGATTGGACCGAATGACAGGATCTTATGTGACCTTTGTTGATTCAGATGACTGGGTTGAGTTAGATTATGTAGAAACCCTATATAAAAAAATAACGGAGTATCAGGCTGATATTGCGGTTGGAAATTATTATTCTTTTAATGAAGCTGAGGGAATGTACTACTTTTATATATTTGAAGATTCCTATTATGAGAAAGTTTATGACAATGTCTCTGTCTTTGAAAACTTGTATGAGTCTCAGTATATGAAGAGTTTCGCTTTGATATCTGTTTGGGGAAAACTTTATAAGTCAGACTTGGTTAAACAATTACGTTTTGATATAGGCAAGCTAGGAGAAGATGGTTATCTCAATCAAAAGATTTACTTACTTGCTGAGAAGACTATTTATTTGAATAAAGGATTATATGCCTATCGCCAAAGAGAAGGAAGTAGTTCTAGAATTTGGACAGAAAAGTGGATGCATGCCTTAGTTGATGCTATGTCTGAGCGTATTACACTACTAGCTAATATGGGTTATCCACTTGAGAAGCACTTGGCAGTTTATCGTCAGATGTTGGAGGTCAGTCTCGCAAACGGTCAAGCTAGCGGCTTATCTGATACAGCAACATATAAAGAGTTTGAAATGAAAAAAACTCTTTTAAATCAGTTATCGATACAAGAGTCAAGCGAAAAGAAAGCCATTGTTCTTGCAGCAAATTATGCCTATGTCGAGCAGGTCCTGACGACTATTAAGTCTATTTGTTATCATAATCGTTCTATTCGGTTTTATCTGATTAATAGTGATTTTCCTAATGAATGGTTGAAACAATTAAATAAACGATTAGAGAAGTTTGATTCAGAAATTATTAATTGCCGGGTCACGTCTGAGCAAATTTCGCGTTATAAAACGGATATTAGTTACACTGTTTTTCTGCGCTATTTTGTGGCTGATTTTGTGAAAGAAGATAAGGCTCTTTATTTAGACTGCGATTTAGTAGTAACGAAAAATCTAGATGACTTGTTTGCTACAGATTTACAGGACTATCCTTTGGCTGCTATTCGAGATTTTGGAGGCAGAGCCTATTTTGGTCGAGAAATCTTTAATGCAGGTGTTCTCTTGATTAATAATGCTCTTTGGAAGCAAGAGCATATAACTCAAAAGTTGATTGACTTAACCAATGAATGGCATGATAAGGTGGATCAGGCTGATCAAAGCATTTTGAATATGCTTTTTGAAAACAGATGGTTGGAATTGGACTTTGATAATAATCATATTGTCATTCATGAACGTTTCGCAAACTATAATTTTCCATATGGGCAGGAATATCCAGGAATTATCCACTATTTATCAGAGAGAAAGCCTTGGCATACACACGCTGGACAAACCTATCGTGATGTTTGGTGGTATTACCATGATATGGAATGGACAGAGTTGGGGAAAAATCATCATTTACATTCTCTTAAAAAATTGCATCTTTATCCTCTAAAAGTTCCATTTTCTTGTTTGATTTATACAGCTTCAGACCAAATTGAGCAG
Above is a genomic segment from Streptococcus sp. SN-1 containing:
- a CDS encoding glycosyltransferase is translated as MTEKITVIVPVYNVENYLEKCLDSLINQTYKNLEIIVINDGSTDNSGEICQEYAQKDNRIIYIEKENGGQAEARNIGLDRMTGSYVTFVDSDDWVELDYVETLYKKITEYQADIAVGNYYSFNEAEGMYYFYIFEDSYYEKVYDNVSVFENLYESQYMKSFALISVWGKLYKSDLVKQLRFDIGKLGEDGYLNQKIYLLAEKTIYLNKGLYAYRQREGSSSRIWTEKWMHALVDAMSERITLLANMGYPLEKHLAVYRQMLEVSLANGQASGLSDTATYKEFEMKKTLLNQLSIQESSEKKAIVLAANYAYVEQVLTTIKSICYHNRSIRFYLINSDFPNEWLKQLNKRLEKFDSEIINCRVTSEQISRYKTDISYTVFLRYFVADFVKEDKALYLDCDLVVTKNLDDLFATDLQDYPLAAIRDFGGRAYFGREIFNAGVLLINNALWKQEHITQKLIDLTNEWHDKVDQADQSILNMLFENRWLELDFDNNHIVIHERFANYNFPYGQEYPGIIHYLSERKPWHTHAGQTYRDVWWYYHDMEWTELGKNHHLHSLKKLHLYPLKVPFSCLIYTASDQIEQLETLIVALPEVQFKIAARVIVSENLSRLVVYPNVTIYSGTVSLEELDRELVETCQLLLDINYGEKEVEILEQFISQSKPILAFENTKSYEANQEIYQTDQVSEMIERIRELNR